The following proteins come from a genomic window of Citrobacter europaeus:
- a CDS encoding metal/formaldehyde-sensitive transcriptional repressor: MPHSPEDKKRILTRVRRIRGQVDALERALESGEPCLAILQQIAAVRGASNGLMGEMVEIHLKDELVSGETTPDQRAVRMAEIGHLLRAYLK, encoded by the coding sequence ATGCCGCATTCACCTGAAGATAAAAAGCGCATTCTCACCCGTGTACGCCGTATTCGCGGTCAGGTTGATGCGCTTGAGCGCGCGCTGGAGTCCGGCGAACCGTGCCTGGCTATCCTGCAGCAAATTGCCGCCGTGCGCGGCGCATCCAATGGCCTGATGGGCGAAATGGTTGAGATCCACCTGAAAGACGAACTGGTCAGCGGGGAAACGACGCCAGACCAGCGTGCCGTGCGTATGGCTGAAATCGGCCATCTTCTGCGTGCTTATCTAAAATAA
- a CDS encoding S-(hydroxymethyl)glutathione dehydrogenase/class III alcohol dehydrogenase gives MKSRAAVAFGPGQPLKIVEIDVAPPKKGEVLVKITHTGVCHTDAFTLSGDDPEGVFPAVLGHEGGGIVVEVGEGVTSLKPGDHVIPLYTAECGECKFCKSGKTNLCQAVRATQGKGLMPDGTTRFSYNGEPIYHYMGTSTFSEYTVCAEISLAKVNPQAPLDKVCLLGCGVTTGIGAVHNTAKVKEGDTVAVFGLGGIGLAVIQGAVQAKAGRILAVDTNPEKFKLAGEMGATDFINPKDYDKPIQDVIVELTDGGVDFSFECIGNVNVMRAALECCHKGWGESIIIGVAGAGQEIKTRPFQLVTGRVWRGSAFGGVKGRTQLPGMVEEAMSGKIQLDPFITHRLPLEQINEAFELMHQGKSIRTVIHFGDN, from the coding sequence ATGAAATCACGTGCAGCAGTTGCATTCGGCCCCGGCCAACCGTTAAAAATTGTCGAAATCGACGTCGCACCACCAAAGAAAGGTGAAGTGCTGGTTAAAATTACCCACACCGGCGTGTGTCATACTGACGCTTTCACGCTCTCCGGCGACGATCCGGAAGGTGTGTTCCCGGCGGTACTTGGCCACGAAGGTGGCGGTATTGTGGTTGAAGTGGGAGAAGGCGTCACCAGCCTGAAACCGGGCGATCATGTGATCCCGCTGTACACCGCTGAATGTGGCGAGTGTAAGTTCTGTAAATCGGGTAAAACTAACCTGTGTCAGGCCGTACGCGCGACCCAGGGCAAAGGTTTGATGCCGGATGGCACAACGCGCTTCTCGTACAACGGTGAGCCGATTTATCACTATATGGGCACCAGTACCTTCAGCGAATACACCGTTTGTGCGGAGATCTCTCTGGCGAAGGTTAACCCGCAGGCTCCGCTGGACAAAGTGTGTCTGCTGGGTTGTGGCGTGACCACCGGTATTGGAGCGGTCCATAACACCGCAAAAGTGAAAGAAGGCGATACCGTAGCCGTATTCGGTCTGGGCGGTATTGGTCTGGCGGTCATTCAGGGCGCGGTGCAGGCGAAAGCCGGGCGTATTCTGGCCGTTGATACCAATCCGGAAAAATTTAAGCTGGCAGGTGAAATGGGCGCGACCGATTTCATCAACCCGAAGGATTACGACAAACCGATTCAGGATGTGATTGTCGAGCTTACCGACGGCGGCGTGGACTTTAGCTTTGAATGCATCGGTAACGTTAACGTGATGCGCGCGGCGCTGGAATGCTGCCATAAAGGATGGGGCGAAAGCATCATCATTGGCGTGGCGGGAGCAGGGCAAGAGATCAAAACGCGTCCGTTCCAGTTGGTAACCGGGCGCGTCTGGCGCGGTTCTGCGTTTGGCGGCGTGAAAGGCCGTACCCAGCTCCCAGGCATGGTTGAAGAAGCTATGAGCGGGAAAATTCAGTTGGATCCCTTTATTACCCACCGTTTACCGCTGGAGCAGATTAACGAAGCGTTTGAGTTAATGCATCAGGGTAAGTCCATCCGTACCGTTATCCACTTTGGCGATAACTGA
- a CDS encoding methyl-accepting chemotaxis protein, translated as MDNTTSMQAQNKLGFLHQIRLVPLFSSILGGILLLFALSSGLASYFLMQADRDQRDVTDEIQVRMGLSNSSNHLRTARINMIHAGAASRIAEMDDMKANIAEAEKRIKQSQDGFNAYMSRAVKTSADEALDAELSASFKAYTDGLQPMLKYAKNGMFEAIINHENEQARPLDSAYNKVLLKAIDIRTARANQLSEQAHQRTQLGMAFMLGAFVLALALTVMTFIVLRRTVIHPLLRAALRIEQISAGDLTMQEEPTGRSEIGRLSRHLQTMQRSLGKTVGTVRQGAEEIYRGTSEISAGNTDLSSRTEQQAAAIEQTAASMEELTATVKQNADNAHHASKLAEDASGKASRGGQMVSGVVKTMGNISTSSKKISEITAVINSIAFQTNILALNAAVEAARAGEQGRGFAVVASEVRTLASRSAQAAKEIEGLISESVRLIDQGSGEVVAAGNTMTDIVDAVKRVTDIMLEIAAASDEQSRGIVQVSQAISEMDKVTQQNASLVEEASAAAASLEEQAARLTQAVGTFRLTGTSAIKRAPVTTTADHSRPQAATASGDNWETF; from the coding sequence ATGGACAACACTACATCGATGCAAGCCCAGAATAAACTGGGCTTTCTGCATCAAATCCGGCTGGTTCCGCTGTTTTCCTCCATTCTCGGTGGCATCCTTCTGCTGTTCGCCTTAAGTTCCGGACTGGCAAGCTATTTTCTTATGCAGGCCGATCGCGATCAGCGCGACGTGACCGATGAGATTCAGGTCAGGATGGGGTTATCTAACAGCTCTAACCATTTACGCACCGCACGTATCAACATGATCCACGCCGGCGCGGCGAGCCGTATTGCCGAAATGGATGACATGAAGGCCAATATTGCCGAGGCAGAAAAACGGATTAAGCAGTCGCAGGACGGTTTCAATGCTTATATGTCACGCGCGGTAAAAACCTCTGCCGATGAAGCGTTAGATGCTGAACTGAGCGCCAGCTTCAAAGCCTATACCGACGGCTTACAGCCTATGTTGAAGTACGCTAAAAACGGTATGTTTGAAGCGATCATCAATCATGAAAATGAACAGGCCAGACCGCTGGACTCTGCTTACAACAAGGTGTTGTTAAAAGCGATCGACATTCGTACCGCAAGGGCGAACCAGTTAAGCGAACAGGCGCACCAACGTACACAGCTCGGCATGGCTTTTATGCTGGGTGCATTCGTTCTTGCGCTGGCGCTGACCGTAATGACGTTCATTGTTCTGCGTCGTACCGTCATTCATCCTCTGCTGCGCGCAGCCCTGCGTATTGAGCAAATTTCCGCAGGGGATTTGACCATGCAGGAGGAACCGACCGGGCGCAGCGAAATTGGTCGCCTGAGCCGCCATCTGCAGACAATGCAACGATCGCTTGGGAAAACGGTGGGCACTGTACGTCAGGGGGCGGAAGAAATTTATCGCGGTACCAGTGAGATTTCGGCAGGGAACACTGATCTGTCTTCACGTACCGAACAACAGGCCGCGGCGATTGAACAAACGGCGGCCAGCATGGAAGAGCTGACGGCCACGGTGAAGCAAAACGCCGACAACGCGCATCATGCGAGCAAGCTGGCGGAAGATGCTTCCGGCAAGGCCAGCCGGGGTGGTCAGATGGTCTCTGGTGTGGTGAAAACCATGGGCAATATCTCAACGAGTTCGAAGAAAATCTCCGAAATCACCGCCGTGATTAACAGCATTGCTTTCCAGACCAATATTCTGGCGCTGAACGCAGCGGTCGAAGCGGCGCGAGCAGGAGAGCAGGGGCGCGGGTTTGCCGTCGTTGCCAGTGAAGTACGTACGCTGGCAAGCCGCAGCGCTCAGGCGGCAAAAGAGATTGAAGGATTGATCAGCGAATCGGTCCGACTGATTGACCAGGGCTCCGGAGAAGTCGTCGCGGCGGGCAATACGATGACGGATATTGTCGATGCAGTAAAACGCGTCACCGACATCATGCTGGAAATTGCGGCAGCCTCTGATGAGCAGAGCCGGGGTATCGTACAGGTGAGCCAGGCGATATCAGAAATGGATAAGGTTACGCAGCAAAATGCCTCGCTGGTTGAAGAAGCATCGGCTGCGGCAGCCTCTCTTGAAGAGCAGGCGGCACGCTTAACACAAGCCGTTGGCACATTCCGGTTAACCGGGACAAGCGCAATTAAACGCGCTCCGGTGACCACTACTGCGGATCATTCTCGTCCGCAGGCGGCAACGGCCAGCGGCGATAACTGGGAAACGTTTTAA
- the pcaQ gene encoding pca operon transcription factor PcaQ, with protein sequence MEKNVLFNQRIRLRHLHTFVAVAQQGTLGRAAETLNLSQPALSKTLNELEQLTGTRLFERGRLGAQLTLPGEQFLTHAVRVLDALNTAGQALNQREESQTDVVRVGALPTAALGILPAVIGPFHKQQMETTLQVATMSNPMILAGLKSGEIDLGIGRMADPELMVGLNYELLFLESLKLVVRPNHPLLQETITLSRVMEWPVVVSPKGTAPRQHAEALLQSQGCKMPPGCIETLSASLSRQLTVDYDYVWFVPSGAVREDLRQATLVSLPIPTHGAGEPIGILTRVDVQLSQAAQILIAAIRKTVPF encoded by the coding sequence ATGGAAAAAAATGTTCTGTTCAATCAGCGCATTCGCTTGCGCCACCTTCATACTTTTGTCGCCGTTGCACAGCAGGGAACGTTGGGGCGCGCGGCTGAGACCCTTAACCTGAGCCAACCGGCCCTCTCCAAAACGCTAAATGAACTGGAGCAACTGACCGGTACCCGGCTCTTTGAGCGTGGCCGCCTCGGTGCACAGTTAACGCTGCCCGGAGAGCAGTTTCTTACCCACGCAGTAAGAGTGCTGGATGCGCTTAACACCGCCGGGCAAGCGTTAAACCAGCGTGAAGAGTCGCAGACTGATGTCGTACGGGTTGGCGCCTTACCCACCGCGGCTCTGGGCATCCTGCCGGCGGTCATTGGCCCGTTTCATAAGCAGCAAATGGAAACCACGCTGCAGGTTGCCACCATGAGTAATCCCATGATCCTGGCGGGTTTAAAGTCAGGGGAAATTGACCTCGGCATTGGCCGTATGGCCGATCCGGAATTGATGGTCGGTCTGAACTACGAATTATTGTTTCTGGAATCGCTCAAACTGGTTGTGCGCCCTAACCACCCGTTGTTGCAAGAAACCATTACGCTGAGCCGGGTCATGGAGTGGCCGGTGGTGGTTTCACCAAAAGGAACCGCGCCTCGCCAGCACGCAGAGGCATTGTTGCAAAGTCAGGGCTGTAAAATGCCGCCTGGCTGTATTGAAACGCTGTCAGCATCGCTCTCCCGCCAACTGACAGTTGATTACGACTATGTATGGTTTGTCCCTTCAGGCGCGGTTAGAGAAGATTTACGCCAGGCGACGCTGGTGTCATTACCGATTCCCACCCACGGTGCGGGTGAACCCATCGGGATTCTTACCCGGGTCGATGTGCAACTCTCTCAGGCCGCGCAGATCCTTATCGCCGCAATACGTAAAACCGTACCGTTTTGA
- a CDS encoding manganese-dependent inorganic pyrophosphatase: MIHVIGHLNPDSDAICTAAMTARWLTLRGQQATAWRLGEPNRETQFIFEHAGLEMPERLTFELTDSDVWLVDFTEPAQGPESLAESNVVGIIDHHRLGGLVTRLPPEVWVKPVGSSATLLWQLMTEDERNQLSAAEAVLLLGAALSDTVTLRSPTTTSDDRLAVDELAQKTGVDLDAFSRDLLSAKTSVDGMSARELLHKDIKTFTIHGHSVCVAQLELYALQQVDAVLADLRLEMARYAEEKNAALVVLMLTDINLGDTSLWFAGSELADIPQPCKVEGMLSRKKQMLPWLESHLKPRQ; this comes from the coding sequence ATGATACATGTAATAGGGCACCTTAACCCCGACAGCGATGCCATTTGTACTGCTGCCATGACGGCGCGTTGGCTTACTTTACGTGGCCAACAGGCGACGGCATGGCGTCTGGGCGAACCGAACCGCGAAACGCAATTTATTTTTGAGCATGCGGGGCTGGAAATGCCTGAACGGCTGACGTTCGAACTGACCGATAGTGATGTCTGGCTGGTCGATTTTACCGAGCCGGCCCAGGGGCCGGAATCGCTGGCAGAAAGTAACGTGGTGGGAATTATCGATCATCACCGACTCGGTGGATTAGTGACTCGCCTGCCGCCAGAAGTGTGGGTGAAGCCCGTCGGCAGCAGCGCGACGCTGTTATGGCAACTGATGACGGAAGATGAGCGTAACCAGCTGTCTGCCGCTGAGGCCGTTTTACTGCTGGGCGCCGCGTTGAGTGACACTGTCACGCTTCGTTCGCCAACGACCACCTCCGACGATCGCCTGGCCGTGGATGAGCTGGCCCAAAAAACCGGTGTGGACCTTGACGCTTTTAGTCGCGACCTGCTGTCTGCCAAAACCAGCGTGGATGGGATGAGCGCCCGCGAACTTCTGCACAAAGACATTAAAACTTTCACTATCCATGGACATTCGGTCTGTGTGGCGCAGCTTGAACTGTATGCGCTGCAACAGGTGGATGCCGTGCTGGCCGATCTTCGTCTGGAAATGGCGCGCTATGCAGAGGAAAAGAATGCTGCGCTGGTGGTACTGATGCTCACCGATATTAATCTGGGCGACACCAGCTTGTGGTTCGCCGGTTCTGAGCTCGCAGACATCCCGCAGCCCTGCAAAGTTGAAGGTATGCTCAGCCGTAAAAAACAGATGCTGCCCTGGCTGGAAAGTCATTTAAAACCACGCCAGTAG